Below is a genomic region from Thermodesulfovibrionales bacterium.
ACAGGCCTTGCCTGTTTACAACTCAGTAGGGGATTATAAAAGGCAAAGACCTATGAACTCGCTTTTTTTAAAATTTACAGATAAATCCTAAAAACCATTTTCGGTGGACCGGTACTATCGGATTAGATAAACCTACATGATTCACACAATACAAACAATCTATCCTGCACTGGATAATTATACACTTAATATAAGATGAATATTCCTCCTATGCTGAAGATTTAATGCAATAATAAAATTCTTACTTAAGCTGGTTAAATCCTTATAGTGATATAGAATATGAATAACTGTCTAATTTATTTAAGAATCAATACACACTATAAAAATTGATTTGGCCATATCCATGCCAGCACAATATTCAATGGAAGATTTACAGGTGTGAGACAAATATAAGTCTCCATTTTAATAGAAAACTTTCAAGGCTCTTCCAGACATTTTAAAGCTCTGCCAGTATACCTTGTTTTTCACAAGCTACCTGCATACTTATCTACCATGGCTATGTAATTAAGCAATCTTAGTCTAATTTTTAATTTTTTCTTGACTTTTAATATAAACATATGTAAATATATTTATATGAAGCAGATCATAAAACTCATGAAACTCTTTTCAGACCCTCTTAGATTGAGGATATTTATGCTCTTAACTGAAAGAGAACTGTGTGTCTGTCAGTTGATGGCAATAGTTGGGGCATCACAGCCCCTTGTCTCAAGAAACCTGGGATTATTGAGAGAAGCTGGACTTTTATCCACCAGGAGGGATGGAAAATTACTCTTTTACAGGATTTCAGAAGATCTTTCACAGGAGCAGAAAAAATTTATTAATAACTTAAAAGAGCTCCTTAAAAATGATCCACAGATAAGGACTGACAGACTGAGGATTGTAGAATGTGAAGAATTCCAGAAAAGGACAGGCAGATGTGATATGAATATATTAAAAAGATTCATGCAGGAGGTGCACGGATGATGAGAGTTGGGACTTATAAGAATAAATTTATTATTTATGTATTTTTTACAATAACTGTTATATTTTCTCCAGAATACCTCAATGCTGAGAAAGCCTACACCCTGAAAGAGGCTATTGAAATTGCTATTAAGGAAAATCACCATTTAAGGGCAGCAGGTATGAATCTGAGGGCTACTGAAGAGGATATATCAATTGCAAGAAGTTATCTCCTTCCACAGCTAAGGATAGAAGAGCGCTTCATGAGAACAGATAATCCAGCCTATGTCTTCTCAACAAAGATAAATCAGGAAAGATTCACCCCTAAGGATCTCATGGGTGCACCGGGGACATTCAATAATCCAGAGCCAATAAGCAATTTTCAGACTGTTCTGAGTGTGGAGATGCCCATTTATGTTAGAAGGGCATGGATAGGTCTTGAGATATCAAAAAGAGAGTACCAGACAGCGAGCAAAGAATTTGAGAGAAAAAAGGAGGAGATAGTCTTTGAGGTCATCAGAGCCTATCTCGGAGTTCGGACAGCAAAGGAATATGTGAATGTGGCTAAACTGGGTCTTGAAAATGCAGAAGAACATCTCAGGATTGCGAAGAAAAGGGCAGAGGCAGGGCTGGGGCTTCAGTCAGATGTTTTAAGGGCAGAGGTTGGAGTTGCCGATGCAAAAGCAAGACTCATTTCAGCAGAAAAGAATCTCATGATTGCAAAACGGGCACTGGGCTTACTCATGGGTCTTGATGAATCTGTCGATATTACAGATGGGATAGATTTTGAGCATGAACTCCTTGAAGAGTCCTACTATGTTGAGAGGGCGCTTCAGGGCAAAGAGATAAAGGCAATGGAATTAAGGTATGAAAATGCAAAGAGAATGGTGAGTCTGGAAAGGTCTGATTACATTCCCCAGATTGGTATAGGTGCGCAGTATGAGCTCGATGACCCAAATACACCCTTTGGTTCAGAAGGAAAGAGCTGGCAGGTAATGGCATTTCTGAGGTGGGACATATTCAGTGGTTGGAGGACAAGGGCAGCTACAAAAAAGGCTGAGTATAAATTAAAGGAGGCCGGTGAATACCTTGATGGATTAAAGAAATCAGTGAAGTTCAGGGTTCACGAAACATACAGCTCTGTACTCGAGGCAAGGGCAAATCTGGAACTTGCCCGTTCTGCACTTGAGGCTGCTCAGGAAGGCAGGAGACTTATAAAAATAAGATATGAAAACAACCTTGCAAGGATAGTTGACCTTCTTGACAGCCAGACAGCCCTTGATAATGCCAGAGCCCAGCTGGTTCATAAAGAAGGTTCCTATTATGAGGCAATAGCAAGACTTTTATTTGTTAGTAACATGATGGATGAGTTTATAAAGAACTAAGGAGGCAGATATGAAGAAGATATTAACTATACTTCTAACCTTAACCTCGGCACTTATCCTCATATCCTGTACCAAAAAGGATGAAGGAAAGCATTACAGACCTTTAGAGATAACAGGCATAGAGGTTAAAGAGGTAAAACCTCAGGAAATTGATGAAATCTATGATGTTTCAGGTACAGTGAGACCAAGGACCTCAACAACTATATCATCAAGAATAATGGGTGAGGTAACTGGCGTATATGCAATTGAGGGAGAAAGAGTAAGGCAGGGACAGTTGCTCCTCACTATAGATGACAGGGACTACAGTGAAAGGCTTGCTCAGGCAGAAGAGGCCTACCAGGAGGCACTAAAGGCCCTTGAAAGCGCAAGGCAGAACAAAAGACTTGCTGATATCACCTACGAAAGATATAAAAAACTCTACGATGAAAAGGCACTGACCCAGCAGGAGCTTGACCAGATTGAGACCCAGAAAGAGATCGCAACTCTTGAACTCCAGAGAATTGAGGCAATGGTGAGAAGGGCAAAGGCAGGTCTTGAAGAGGCAAGACTCATTTATGGATATACAAAGGTTGTATCACCAATAAATGGTATAGTGACAGAGAAAAAAGTAGAACTTGGCAATATGGTAATGCCTGGCACACCTCTCTTCACTCTTGAGGACAGTGAAAATTACAGGTTAGAGGTATATCTTGATGAAAGATTCACAGGGAAGGTAAAAAAGGGAATGAAGGTTCCTGTTTATATAGAAGCGAGAGCAGAAGCCCTGGAAGGCAGGGTATCAGAGATCATCCCAGCTGTTGACCCATTAACAAGAAGCTTCCTTGTAAAGATAGACCTGAGCAGAAAGGACCTTAAATCAGGTCTTTATGGAAGGGCAAGATTTTTAACAGGCAAAAAAACAGGCATACTGGTTCCAGAAAATGCGATTG
It encodes:
- a CDS encoding TolC family protein, which encodes MMRVGTYKNKFIIYVFFTITVIFSPEYLNAEKAYTLKEAIEIAIKENHHLRAAGMNLRATEEDISIARSYLLPQLRIEERFMRTDNPAYVFSTKINQERFTPKDLMGAPGTFNNPEPISNFQTVLSVEMPIYVRRAWIGLEISKREYQTASKEFERKKEEIVFEVIRAYLGVRTAKEYVNVAKLGLENAEEHLRIAKKRAEAGLGLQSDVLRAEVGVADAKARLISAEKNLMIAKRALGLLMGLDESVDITDGIDFEHELLEESYYVERALQGKEIKAMELRYENAKRMVSLERSDYIPQIGIGAQYELDDPNTPFGSEGKSWQVMAFLRWDIFSGWRTRAATKKAEYKLKEAGEYLDGLKKSVKFRVHETYSSVLEARANLELARSALEAAQEGRRLIKIRYENNLARIVDLLDSQTALDNARAQLVHKEGSYYEAIARLLFVSNMMDEFIKN
- a CDS encoding metalloregulator ArsR/SmtB family transcription factor, coding for MKQIIKLMKLFSDPLRLRIFMLLTERELCVCQLMAIVGASQPLVSRNLGLLREAGLLSTRRDGKLLFYRISEDLSQEQKKFINNLKELLKNDPQIRTDRLRIVECEEFQKRTGRCDMNILKRFMQEVHG
- a CDS encoding efflux RND transporter periplasmic adaptor subunit, with the protein product MKKILTILLTLTSALILISCTKKDEGKHYRPLEITGIEVKEVKPQEIDEIYDVSGTVRPRTSTTISSRIMGEVTGVYAIEGERVRQGQLLLTIDDRDYSERLAQAEEAYQEALKALESARQNKRLADITYERYKKLYDEKALTQQELDQIETQKEIATLELQRIEAMVRRAKAGLEEARLIYGYTKVVSPINGIVTEKKVELGNMVMPGTPLFTLEDSENYRLEVYLDERFTGKVKKGMKVPVYIEARAEALEGRVSEIIPAVDPLTRSFLVKIDLSRKDLKSGLYGRARFLTGKKTGILVPENAIVKRGQLTGVYVVDSSGVISYRIVRTGPSYPEKRMVEVLSGLNPGERIITVGVDRAIEGGIYKKS